CGTCGGTTCGGTCTCCCGAGAACCCCGCGCCACTTCCCAACAGGAAACTCATGATGGTGTCTCCTCAGAGCGCTGCTCGCCCGTGGTACTGACCGGGTCATGCTCCGACAACAACGCCAGATGGCGACGCCGAATCATGAAGATCAGGATGGTGGTCAGTAACGCTGCCAACGTCGTCAGCCAACCCGGAGTCAACGCCAGCACAATGATCGCGACCAGCACCGCGAGGTCCAACCAGCCACGTCCCGTAAACGTGCTTCGCGCCATCAAGGCTGAGAAAGCAGTCACAAACACCACGCCCTGACACAACGCCAACAGGATATCGATACTGTCACCGAAACCTGCCAGAGCCGGATAGATCAGCAGCAGAAAAGGAATCACATAGATCGCTGCCGCGAGTCGAACCGCCTCGAATGCCGAGGTCATCCAGGTGGTCGCGGCGATGCCCGATGCCACAAAGACAGCGACACAGACTGGTGGCGTGATCACCGACAGGGTGGCGAAGTAGAATACGAACAGGTGGGCAATCAACGGATCAACGCCGATACCGGTCAAGGCCGGCGCCAGCACCGACGCCACCAGCACATAGGCGGCCGTAGTTGGAATCCCCATGCCGAGAATCAGGCAGACCGCAGCAACGATCAGCGCGACCATCATCGTCGATTGCCCAACATCGACGATCAGGCTGGTCAGCGTCACGCCGATTCCGGTCATGCCAATCATCGCTACCAGAATCTGAGCCCCGGCCAACAGCACGCCAATGATCACCATGCCCCGCCCGGCATCCTGAACACCTTCCAGCAGTGTCACGATCAACTGACGTAGTGAAGTCCCGGCACGCAACCCGAACAGCACATAAGTGACTGCCGTCAGAGCAATGCCATAGAACGCCGCCGTCTGGATCGACTTACCGCTCAACACCCCAGCGAAGAGCCCACCCAGTGCCGCGACGATCGGTACCAACCGCGAAGCTCTGAGAATCTCCGGCCAACGCGGCAACTCTTCTTCTGGAACTACGCGTAGTCCCCGTCGACGAGCAACCAGATGAATGGTCAGAAACACACCAAGGTAGAACAGCGCCGCTGGAATCAGTGCCGCAAGCGCGATGCGCACATAACTCTCACCGAGAATCTCAGCCATGATGAAGGCTGCTGCGCCGAGAATTGGTGGAGCCACCTGCCCACCTGTCGATGCAACCGCTTCGACGCCCGCCGCAAAAGGTGCGGGATAACCGAGCCGCTTCATCATCGGAATGGTGAAATTGCCGGTGGTAGCAACATTGGCCACGGCGCTACCGCTGACCATACCGAACAACCCTGATGCCACAGTCGCAACCTTGGCTGCTCCGCCCGGCGAGCGTCCGCTGATACG
This Halomonas huangheensis DNA region includes the following protein-coding sequences:
- a CDS encoding TRAP transporter permease — its product is MLTFISRCLALLLGALILYSAAFGSFESLVQRSLFLSLVILLGLTLYPLGQGRAWRPLGLLVDALLAVGTVIACGYVATHHQQILTELPWATTRDLWLCALLVATILELSRRAIGLIFPLLVLVGLGYAWLGSWIPGPLGHRGFDIYYITETLYLGDLGIWGMLVGVAATTIAAFVMFGGILLHTGGGNTFMDIALRISGRSPGGAAKVATVASGLFGMVSGSAVANVATTGNFTIPMMKRLGYPAPFAAGVEAVASTGGQVAPPILGAAAFIMAEILGESYVRIALAALIPAALFYLGVFLTIHLVARRRGLRVVPEEELPRWPEILRASRLVPIVAALGGLFAGVLSGKSIQTAAFYGIALTAVTYVLFGLRAGTSLRQLIVTLLEGVQDAGRGMVIIGVLLAGAQILVAMIGMTGIGVTLTSLIVDVGQSTMMVALIVAAVCLILGMGIPTTAAYVLVASVLAPALTGIGVDPLIAHLFVFYFATLSVITPPVCVAVFVASGIAATTWMTSAFEAVRLAAAIYVIPFLLLIYPALAGFGDSIDILLALCQGVVFVTAFSALMARSTFTGRGWLDLAVLVAIIVLALTPGWLTTLAALLTTILIFMIRRRHLALLSEHDPVSTTGEQRSEETPS